A stretch of the Gracilinanus agilis isolate LMUSP501 chromosome 4, AgileGrace, whole genome shotgun sequence genome encodes the following:
- the LOC123244933 gene encoding olfactory receptor 56-like, which translates to MGPWLNHSSVGEFILLGIFSHSRTDLVLFSAVLVVFTVALTGNTLLLFLIYSDAQLHTPMYFFLSHLSFMDLTLICTIVPKMADNFIHDRKSISFIGCGLQIGLFVTLVGSEGLLLGLMAYDRYVAINHPLRYHVLMSQRVCLQIVGSSWAFGTLDGLIQVVAAMTFPYCGSREVDHFFCEVPALLKLACADTSLFDTLLFSCCVFMLLLPFSIIVASYAQILRAVISMNSTQARQKALTTCSSHLAAVSLFYGAAMFIYLRPKSYRAPGHDKIVSLFYTVLTPMLNPLIYSLRNREVMGALRKKLSRWVTGCQK; encoded by the coding sequence ATGGGGCCATGGCTGAACCATTCATCAGTAGGTGAATTCATCCTTTTGGGCATCTTCTCACATAGCCGAACTGATCTTGTTCTTTTCTCTGCTGTCCTGGTGGTCTTCACAGTGGCCTTGACTGGGAATaccctccttctcttcctgatCTATAGTGATGCCCAGCTCCATACTCCCATGTACTTTTTCCTTAGCCATCTCTCCTTTATGGATCTCACTCTGATCTGTACCATTGTGCCCAAGATGGCTGACAATTTCATACATGACAGAAAGTCCATTTCTTTCATTGGATGTGGGCTTCAGATTGGCCTCTTTGTCACTCTAGTTGGCTCTGAGGGTCTTCTACTGGGTCTTATGGCTTATGACCGCTATGTGGCTATCAACCACCCACTACGCTACCATGTGCTCATGAGCCAACGAGTGTGCCTTCAGATTGTTGGTAGCTCCTGGGCCTTTGGAACCTTAGATGGGTTGATCCAAGTAGTGGCAGCCATGACTTTCCCCTATTGTGGTTCTCGAGAGGTGGATCATTTTTTCTGTGAGGTGCCAGCTTTGTTGAAGCTGGCTTGTGCTGACACATCTCTCTTTGATACCTTACTTTTTTCTTGCTGTGTTTTTAtgctcctcctccctttctccataaTTGTGGCTTCCTATGCCCAAATCCTGAGGGCTGTGATCAGCATGAATTCTACCCAAGCACGTCAAAAAGCTCTGACCACCTGTTCTTCCCATCTGGCAgctgtctctctcttttatggGGCAGCCATGTTCATCTACTTGAGGCCCAAGAGCTACCGTGCTCCTGGTCATGACAAGATAGTCTCCCTCTTCTACACAGTCCTCACACCCATGCTCAACCCCTTGATCTATAGTTTGAGAAACCGTGAGGTGATGGGGGCTttgaggaagaaactgagccGCTGGGTCACTGGCTGCCAGAAATAG